A region from the Paenibacillus humicola genome encodes:
- a CDS encoding M15 family metallopeptidase, which translates to MGNSRKKIYASILLCLAGAALVVSSAWPASGSAAAAAGTSGLTAFQQFLYDNAPQRTVKRTNTGIKVVINTGSTVVLVNKNRHLSSSYVPGDLVVPNVPFSFSGSNPKKQMRRIAANALENLFAGAKKTGVSLKAVSGYRSYATQRAIFKRNAQLKGAEVANRTSARPGESEHQTGLAMDVSSASVKYALEQSFGKTKEGKWLQAHAADYGFIIRYPQEKEKITGYSYEPWHVRYVGVYVAQQVAKSGLTLEEYLARHANG; encoded by the coding sequence ATGGGGAATTCCCGAAAAAAGATTTACGCTTCGATCCTGCTCTGCCTGGCGGGAGCGGCGCTCGTCGTTTCCTCCGCCTGGCCCGCATCCGGCAGCGCGGCGGCTGCAGCCGGAACGAGCGGCTTGACCGCGTTCCAGCAATTTTTGTATGACAACGCTCCGCAGCGGACGGTGAAAAGAACCAATACGGGTATTAAGGTCGTCATCAATACGGGAAGCACCGTCGTGCTCGTCAACAAAAACCGGCATTTATCTTCTTCCTACGTACCCGGCGACCTGGTAGTACCGAATGTGCCGTTTTCGTTCTCGGGCTCCAATCCGAAGAAGCAGATGCGCCGGATCGCGGCGAATGCGCTCGAGAACCTGTTTGCGGGCGCGAAGAAGACCGGCGTATCGCTGAAGGCTGTGTCCGGCTACCGGTCCTATGCCACGCAGCGGGCCATCTTTAAGCGCAACGCGCAGCTGAAAGGCGCCGAGGTCGCCAACCGCACAAGCGCCCGCCCCGGCGAGAGCGAGCATCAGACGGGGCTGGCGATGGATGTCTCGAGCGCAAGCGTGAAATACGCGCTGGAGCAGAGCTTCGGCAAAACCAAAGAAGGCAAATGGCTGCAGGCCCATGCCGCCGACTACGGCTTTATCATCCGTTATCCGCAAGAAAAAGAGAAGATTACGGGCTATTCCTACGAGCCATGGCACGTTCGTTATGTCGGCGTCTATGTCGCGCAGCAGGTGGCAAAATCGGGACTGACGCTGGAGGAATATTTGGCCCGGCACGCAAACGGGTAG
- a CDS encoding MEKHLA domain-containing protein, with protein MRGYRDGYAGVRISRSGRRFEMRDAGVWNLQNEEGRLCGQAAAFTRYRYVQARRLASFYLQNHMVRAGNIVYTKHKSHNQEGGSS; from the coding sequence GTGCGCGGGTATAGGGACGGGTACGCGGGCGTACGCATTTCCAGGAGCGGCCGCCGCTTCGAAATGCGGGATGCCGGGGTCTGGAATTTACAGAATGAGGAAGGCCGGCTGTGCGGGCAGGCTGCGGCGTTTACACGTTACAGGTACGTGCAGGCGAGGCGGCTTGCCTCTTTTTATTTGCAAAATCATATGGTTCGCGCCGGGAATATCGTTTATACTAAACATAAATCCCATAATCAGGAAGGGGGAAGCTCGTGA
- a CDS encoding helix-turn-helix domain-containing protein: protein MIGKRLRELRKLRGMTQEQLASYLKTAKSTISQYENNINEPDLRTLIRIADLFEVTIDGLVGREPVYPASKDRSGAGLFKEELTENESNYLKESLTMYRKWISGSKND from the coding sequence ATGATCGGCAAACGACTTCGCGAGCTGCGCAAGCTGCGCGGCATGACGCAGGAACAGCTCGCTTCTTATTTAAAAACGGCGAAATCGACGATTTCCCAATACGAGAACAATATCAACGAACCCGATCTCCGAACGCTGATCCGCATTGCGGATTTGTTCGAGGTGACGATCGACGGGCTCGTCGGGCGCGAGCCGGTCTACCCTGCCTCCAAAGACCGTTCAGGAGCCGGTCTCTTCAAGGAAGAGCTCACGGAGAACGAGTCCAATTATTTAAAAGAAAGCCTCACGATGTATCGCAAATGGATCTCCGGCAGCAAAAACGATTGA
- a CDS encoding MmcQ/YjbR family DNA-binding protein: MMEMLAEYCLSKPGAKEDHPFGSEPLVAKVGGKIFALITGSSLSLKCDPVIAENLREQYAAVTPGYHLNKKHWNTVRVDGSIPEHELTDMIDHSYELVLKRIPKSERVSITSHSS, encoded by the coding sequence ATGATGGAAATGCTGGCCGAATACTGCTTGTCCAAGCCGGGTGCCAAAGAGGACCATCCGTTCGGATCCGAGCCGCTCGTCGCCAAGGTCGGCGGCAAAATATTCGCGCTGATCACGGGCTCCAGCCTCTCGCTGAAATGCGATCCGGTGATCGCGGAAAATTTGCGGGAGCAGTACGCGGCGGTTACGCCCGGCTATCACTTGAACAAAAAGCATTGGAACACGGTCCGGGTCGACGGCTCGATCCCGGAGCATGAGCTGACGGATATGATCGACCATTCCTACGAGCTGGTGCTGAAACGAATTCCGAAGTCGGAGCGCGTCAGCATCACGTCACATTCCTCCTGA
- a CDS encoding lipase family protein has translation MRTAIYLAAVCGQAYVQSDNPDGLYLVPAGYRPIGSFEAGAFEIALQPFGFVLESDDAAILAFRGTRSAVDWVTDFIARQIPLSIVRNGGRTHQGFTELYLSARSQIFGLLDRLPERKPLFVTGHSLGGALAVLAALDIASNRRQTPYVYTFGAPRVGDPAFVRTYNKAVKATYRVQNEFDVVPYLPPLVYRSPKTDKTYYYLHVKGEVKRSFRMGSIGGNHVLSSYFADLAKEDPGFAAFICQDPPGLCPVGAG, from the coding sequence ATGCGAACGGCAATCTATTTGGCCGCGGTATGCGGGCAAGCCTATGTACAATCCGACAATCCGGACGGCCTCTATTTGGTGCCTGCCGGTTACCGCCCGATCGGCTCGTTCGAAGCGGGCGCTTTCGAAATCGCGCTGCAGCCGTTCGGTTTCGTTCTCGAATCCGACGATGCGGCGATTTTGGCCTTTCGAGGGACCCGCTCGGCCGTGGACTGGGTCACCGATTTTATCGCTCGCCAAATTCCGCTGAGCATCGTCCGGAACGGAGGCAGGACGCATCAGGGCTTCACCGAGCTGTACCTGTCGGCCCGCAGCCAAATCTTCGGGCTGCTCGACCGGCTCCCGGAACGCAAGCCTCTTTTTGTCACCGGGCACAGTCTTGGAGGGGCGCTGGCGGTCCTGGCCGCGCTCGACATTGCCTCGAACCGCCGGCAGACGCCCTACGTGTATACGTTCGGCGCTCCTCGCGTCGGCGATCCGGCATTCGTCCGCACCTACAACAAGGCCGTCAAAGCGACATACCGGGTACAGAACGAATTCGATGTCGTCCCGTACCTTCCGCCCCTCGTCTACCGCTCGCCGAAAACCGATAAAACCTACTATTATCTGCACGTCAAAGGAGAGGTAAAGCGAAGCTTCCGCATGGGCTCGATCGGCGGCAATCACGTGCTCAGCAGCTATTTCGCCGATTTGGCCAAAGAGGATCCCGGCTTCGCCGCCTTCATTTGCCAAGATCCGCCGGGTTTGTGCCCGGTCGGCGCGGGCTGA
- a CDS encoding DUF948 domain-containing protein, with product MLDIAMLLIGISVAVLTVFAILMLRKAQASFNAASLALREVRDAVHIWKDDIEGLVRSARKLTDQVQGQLAAAEPAIETVRETGEALHELAAAARGISSVWSAKLQRKARTAAEKEAAARRTAEMTSAAAAPGTAAARLEAAAAAERPAYPGPGTESEASPEQAALPAWLVWAETGLHAAKWLARRR from the coding sequence ATGCTTGACATTGCGATGCTGCTGATCGGGATTTCGGTTGCGGTTCTGACCGTGTTCGCCATATTGATGCTGCGGAAGGCGCAGGCCTCGTTCAATGCCGCGAGCCTTGCGCTGCGGGAGGTCCGGGATGCCGTCCATATTTGGAAGGACGATATTGAAGGGCTTGTCCGCAGCGCCCGGAAGCTGACCGACCAGGTGCAGGGACAGCTCGCCGCCGCCGAGCCGGCAATCGAAACGGTGCGGGAAACCGGCGAGGCGCTGCACGAGCTGGCCGCCGCAGCCCGGGGGATCTCGTCCGTCTGGTCGGCGAAGCTGCAGCGCAAAGCGAGGACTGCGGCGGAGAAGGAAGCCGCGGCCCGGCGTACGGCGGAGATGACGTCCGCAGCGGCGGCACCGGGAACGGCAGCGGCGAGATTGGAAGCCGCGGCTGCCGCCGAGCGGCCGGCGTATCCCGGTCCGGGGACGGAATCGGAAGCGTCCCCGGAGCAAGCCGCCCTTCCCGCCTGGCTGGTCTGGGCGGAGACCGGTCTGCATGCCGCCAAATGGCTGGCTCGGCGAAGGTAG
- a CDS encoding PP2C family protein-serine/threonine phosphatase: MSIVIVDDNPMNITVVQEILKRAGYKKMSPASSGSELFRLLGLTPFGDEPEKPDLSRPDVDLILMDMMMPGIDGISACRAIQRSERLRDIPIIMVTAIGDSNKLAESLDAGAIDYVTKPINRIELLARIRVALRLKEQMDLHKDRDRRVKEELQLAREVQLAALPQPVEEEGISIQAIFRPSEELSGDLYAWNRIDDHRYGVAVIDAMGHGISSSLVCMFIASVLKDAMVKIVEPRRLIRELNRRALQLHFADQLIQYYFTALYMVVDLKNGTVEYVNAGHPPGMLLRGDGSVESFAGGGVAIGMFEEVTVEKHALQLASGDRLILFTDGMLELAAPAGEDQVAKLQEALRTLSGMSCEQVEERLFKDDSESRPDDRCIVLVDIR; this comes from the coding sequence ATGAGCATTGTAATCGTGGACGACAATCCGATGAATATAACGGTCGTGCAGGAAATATTGAAACGGGCGGGGTACAAGAAGATGAGCCCGGCGTCATCGGGATCGGAGCTGTTCAGACTGCTCGGTCTGACCCCGTTCGGCGATGAGCCGGAGAAACCGGATTTAAGCCGGCCGGACGTCGATTTGATTCTGATGGACATGATGATGCCGGGAATCGACGGCATTTCGGCGTGCCGCGCGATCCAGCGGTCGGAACGGCTGCGCGACATTCCGATTATTATGGTGACGGCCATCGGCGACTCGAATAAGCTGGCCGAATCGCTCGACGCCGGAGCGATCGATTACGTCACGAAGCCGATCAACCGGATTGAGCTGCTTGCCCGAATCCGGGTTGCGCTGCGGCTGAAGGAGCAGATGGACCTGCACAAAGACCGGGACCGCAGGGTAAAAGAAGAGCTGCAGCTCGCGCGGGAGGTGCAGCTCGCGGCGCTTCCGCAGCCCGTCGAGGAAGAAGGCATTTCGATCCAGGCGATCTTCCGGCCTTCGGAGGAGCTGTCGGGCGATTTATACGCCTGGAACCGGATTGACGATCACCGGTACGGCGTCGCCGTCATCGATGCGATGGGACACGGCATCTCCTCGTCGCTCGTCTGCATGTTCATCGCTTCGGTGCTGAAGGACGCGATGGTCAAAATCGTCGAGCCGCGGCGGCTTATCCGCGAACTGAACCGCCGCGCGCTGCAGCTGCATTTTGCCGATCAGCTGATCCAGTATTATTTTACCGCGCTGTACATGGTTGTCGATCTGAAAAACGGCACCGTCGAATATGTAAACGCCGGCCACCCGCCGGGGATGCTGCTGCGCGGAGACGGCAGCGTCGAGTCCTTTGCCGGAGGCGGCGTCGCGATCGGCATGTTCGAGGAAGTGACGGTGGAGAAGCATGCGCTGCAGCTCGCTTCCGGCGACCGGCTTATCCTTTTCACCGACGGCATGCTGGAGCTGGCTGCGCCGGCCGGAGAGGACCAGGTCGCGAAGCTTCAGGAAGCGCTGCGGACCCTAAGCGGGATGTCCTGTGAGCAGGTCGAGGAGAGGCTGTTCAAAGACGACAGCGAGTCGAGGCCCGACGACCGATGCATCGTCCTGGTAGATATCCGCTAG
- a CDS encoding magnesium transporter CorA family protein: MMHRMLRFPAEWEWHALYEQRPETSGLSRRRNASGRLSETKGAERERNRSEGSPAKDTLLTAGVSKEAVRELVREHPELAGWPQETSGRSYNHILVTELPGGEPVLQGTLLFQVSEDRSDISPLHFWISDRKLFTIHSDLRLSVRLQQEPWDDKLVRCDTAPEGFFVIVSLILETFHQGLDAFEISLGGLEEQMRRGNRTGLMNVIFERRYDLLHWNHLFIPVRELHGAAKEAFMSALTEREEFKRMEFKLLRISELLDHYAHEIDTLLSMDEAIADFRGNDIMKTLTIFTALFTPAAVIGSIWGMNFNRIPWSDEPWGFAVIAFIIVLSMAAIYWWLWRKGWTGDILHGRHPKEIITPVPQREVAESIPPGEDMPLPSRSTAIQRTPPPQRAPAPDDPLPSRSSRKA; the protein is encoded by the coding sequence ATGATGCATCGGATGCTGCGCTTCCCCGCCGAATGGGAGTGGCATGCGCTTTACGAACAACGTCCTGAAACTTCCGGACTCAGCCGCCGAAGAAACGCCTCCGGCCGCCTTTCCGAGACGAAAGGGGCGGAACGCGAACGCAACCGCAGCGAAGGCAGTCCGGCAAAAGACACGCTGCTGACAGCCGGCGTTTCCAAAGAAGCGGTGCGGGAGCTGGTCCGGGAGCACCCCGAGCTGGCCGGATGGCCGCAGGAAACATCCGGCCGCTCCTATAACCATATTTTGGTGACCGAGCTCCCGGGCGGCGAACCCGTCCTGCAGGGCACGCTGCTGTTCCAGGTGTCGGAGGACCGCAGCGATATTTCGCCTTTGCATTTTTGGATCTCCGACCGCAAGCTGTTTACGATTCATAGCGATTTGCGCTTGTCGGTCCGGCTGCAGCAGGAGCCTTGGGACGACAAGCTGGTCCGGTGCGACACGGCGCCCGAAGGTTTTTTTGTCATCGTCAGCCTCATCCTCGAGACGTTCCATCAAGGGCTGGACGCGTTCGAGATCAGCCTGGGCGGGCTGGAAGAGCAGATGCGCCGCGGCAACCGGACCGGCCTCATGAACGTCATTTTCGAGCGGCGGTACGATTTGCTGCACTGGAACCATCTCTTTATCCCGGTCCGGGAGCTGCACGGTGCCGCCAAGGAAGCGTTCATGAGCGCCCTGACGGAGCGCGAGGAATTCAAACGCATGGAGTTCAAGCTGCTGCGCATCTCGGAGCTGCTCGATCATTACGCGCATGAAATCGATACGCTGCTATCGATGGACGAGGCAATCGCCGATTTCCGCGGCAACGATATTATGAAGACGCTCACGATCTTCACCGCCCTGTTCACGCCGGCCGCGGTAATCGGAAGCATCTGGGGCATGAATTTCAACCGCATTCCCTGGTCGGACGAGCCTTGGGGGTTTGCGGTCATCGCGTTCATCATCGTCCTGTCGATGGCGGCGATCTATTGGTGGCTGTGGCGCAAAGGCTGGACGGGCGACATTCTTCACGGCCGCCATCCGAAGGAAATCATTACGCCCGTACCGCAGCGCGAAGTTGCCGAATCGATCCCGCCTGGCGAAGATATGCCGCTGCCGAGCCGCAGCACCGCGATCCAGCGGACCCCGCCGCCGCAGCGGGCCCCGGCCCCGGACGACCCGCTGCCAAGCCGCAGCAGCCGCAAAGCCTGA